One stretch of Cohnella algarum DNA includes these proteins:
- a CDS encoding carbohydrate ABC transporter permease — protein MIVHIILIISAVAMLVPFVWMVLTSLKTTTEATQIPIRYFPEAPSLRGYIEAIKQSEFPYYYLNTVFTAFMKTVFPVIFSSMAAYAFARIRFPGSSILFVVILSVMMVPNPVFYTPQYMMMSDLGLVNTVTALWITSLISPFATFLLRQFFLSISKELEEAAVLDGCNPFQIYWHIMLPLVRSALVAIVIIQLQWAWNELQWPLIINSSPEKMTLSSGIATLVSMFGTDYPVLMAGAFMAVVPMIVLFFIFQKQFIEGVAFSAHKG, from the coding sequence TTGATCGTTCATATCATTCTGATCATCAGCGCCGTCGCCATGCTCGTACCCTTTGTATGGATGGTGCTCACTTCGCTGAAGACAACGACGGAAGCCACGCAAATTCCGATCCGTTATTTTCCCGAGGCCCCCAGCTTAAGAGGATATATCGAGGCGATCAAGCAATCGGAATTTCCATATTACTATTTGAATACCGTGTTCACGGCTTTCATGAAGACCGTGTTTCCGGTCATCTTTAGCTCGATGGCGGCATATGCCTTCGCCCGGATCAGGTTTCCGGGAAGTTCGATTCTTTTTGTCGTGATTCTGTCGGTCATGATGGTGCCCAATCCTGTTTTTTATACGCCGCAATATATGATGATGAGCGACTTGGGCCTGGTCAATACGGTTACTGCGCTTTGGATTACCTCGTTGATCAGCCCGTTTGCTACCTTTCTTTTAAGGCAATTTTTCTTGTCCATATCTAAAGAATTGGAAGAAGCGGCCGTGTTGGACGGCTGCAATCCATTTCAAATTTATTGGCATATTATGCTTCCTTTAGTCAGGTCGGCTTTAGTCGCCATTGTCATCATTCAACTGCAGTGGGCATGGAACGAGCTGCAATGGCCGCTCATCATTAACAGCTCGCCCGAGAAGATGACCTTGTCGTCAGGCATCGCGACACTCGTTTCCATGTTTGGGACGGATTACCCGGTATTGATGGCAGGGGCCTTCATGGCGGTCGTTCCGATGATCGTCCTCTTTTTTATCTTTCAAAAGCAGTTTATCGAAGGCGTCGCCTTCAGTGCGCATAAAGGGTAA
- a CDS encoding ABC transporter substrate-binding protein produces MKPAVMGMVAILFMSLTYVLYSKYIGPDLSDSPRFDNADGADRPEGDVPESFVALKVIMPGDQSARMADFVENELNDRLKQDLNMKLELTYIPWSNYQQKLELALSTGGDYDLFWYGAPFVSVYHTKGYIQPLDKLLDQYGRDLVEQIPEENFEQNRIDGKLWAIPSQAFTSAGKFSSVMVRQDLLEKVGMSEVNTIADLERFFERMHAIDPSYYGYLETDRGHEMLWRELTDRNYSSLDERMLFMVDEDSGEMLSYVESDLYKKVAQLRESWVEKGIIDQNLVGNPAAKIDQENAGKLLFRVGAVSRAMENLQTARNADPNARLREYYLAKEKPKFITTPSNEAFMITAASENPERAMMFMNWILRSKENYRFIIYGVEGKDYELEQGKIEFLTNDQFIYEWMWRNKDYFIPPAGVEDDIIQDMLTNDENSRISKLFGFHFNEAPVKNEIAQVMAVYKEKFEPINFGLASYEQYYEDAIAALKKAGFDLVFAELKKQYSEFRLQH; encoded by the coding sequence ATGAAACCTGCCGTCATGGGCATGGTTGCGATACTTTTCATGTCTCTGACGTACGTCCTGTACAGTAAATATATCGGCCCCGACTTGTCCGATTCGCCTCGATTCGACAATGCCGACGGCGCGGATCGGCCGGAGGGAGACGTGCCGGAATCATTTGTCGCTTTGAAGGTGATTATGCCAGGCGATCAGTCGGCTCGAATGGCGGACTTCGTCGAGAATGAATTGAATGATCGGCTTAAGCAAGATTTAAATATGAAGCTTGAATTGACTTATATTCCGTGGTCCAATTACCAGCAAAAACTGGAACTGGCCTTGTCGACCGGAGGAGATTACGATTTGTTCTGGTACGGCGCGCCATTCGTCTCCGTTTATCACACGAAAGGTTATATTCAGCCGTTAGACAAGCTTCTCGACCAATATGGGCGGGATCTCGTCGAACAGATTCCCGAAGAAAACTTCGAGCAGAACCGGATCGACGGGAAGCTTTGGGCGATACCGTCTCAAGCCTTTACGTCCGCCGGGAAATTCTCCTCCGTTATGGTTCGCCAGGATTTGCTGGAGAAGGTCGGCATGTCGGAGGTAAACACAATTGCCGATTTGGAACGGTTTTTTGAAAGGATGCACGCCATCGATCCAAGTTATTACGGGTATTTGGAAACCGACCGAGGGCATGAAATGTTGTGGCGCGAGTTAACGGATCGAAACTACTCCTCGTTGGATGAGCGAATGTTATTTATGGTGGATGAAGATTCCGGGGAAATGCTGAGCTATGTGGAGTCCGATTTATACAAAAAGGTGGCTCAATTACGCGAGTCATGGGTGGAGAAGGGTATAATTGACCAGAATCTGGTAGGCAATCCGGCGGCGAAGATCGATCAGGAAAATGCGGGAAAGCTCCTTTTTCGCGTAGGTGCGGTCTCCAGGGCGATGGAGAACCTGCAAACGGCACGGAACGCCGATCCGAATGCCAGGCTTCGGGAGTATTATCTGGCCAAGGAAAAGCCCAAGTTCATTACGACCCCCAGCAATGAAGCCTTTATGATTACGGCTGCGTCGGAAAATCCCGAACGCGCGATGATGTTTATGAATTGGATTCTGCGCAGCAAAGAAAATTATCGTTTCATTATTTACGGGGTTGAGGGAAAGGACTACGAACTGGAACAAGGGAAAATCGAGTTTTTGACGAATGACCAGTTCATTTACGAATGGATGTGGCGAAACAAGGACTATTTTATCCCGCCTGCCGGCGTAGAGGATGACATCATCCAGGATATGCTGACGAATGACGAGAACTCCCGCATTTCCAAGCTGTTCGGGTTTCATTTTAACGAGGCGCCCGTCAAAAATGAGATCGCGCAGGTCATGGCGGTTTACAAGGAAAAATTCGAGCCCATCAATTTTGGCTTGGCCAGCTATGAACAATATTATGAAGATGCCATCGCAGCTCTCAAAAAGGCAGGCTTTGACCTTGTCTTTGCCGAATTAAAAAAACAGTACTCGGAATTCCGACTCCAACATTAG